CTCAGCCGCCCCTGGCCGGGTGCCCCGCACTCCTCAGACCGGGGACGCACAGACAGTCAAGGCGACGTGTCCCAGAGGTCCGCAGCCTTCCCCCACCCTCGGCACCGACCTCGGCGGCAACGCCCCGCGCCGCACGGTGCTTTGCCAATCGCCGAGCCTCTCCCAGGCCCAAACGGTTCCGGCCCCGCGAGCGCCCGCGCGCTCCAGGGCGGCGCAGGCTCCGGGAAGGTCTTTGTGCGTAAAGGCCGGCGGCGCGACTCAAATCTCCCGCGCTCGGCGGGGCCGGGCGCGTCCAATGGGAGGCCGGACCACGCCCCCTCCGCAGCGCGCGGCTGGCCAGGCATTTAAAGGACGCGGGCGCGGGGAACCCGCCAGTGCCCGGGTTCCAGCTGCCCCTCCGCCTCTCGCCAGTCTCCGCCGCCGCTCCCGCTCGCCATGCTCTCCGTCCGCGTCCCGCTCGCCACCATCGCTgaccagcagcagctgcagctgtcGCCGCTGAAGCGGCTCAGCCTGGCCGACAAGGAGAACACGGTGAGCGCGGCCCCGGGGCCCGCGGGACTGGGGGTTGCCCTGGCGGGACCGAGCCAGGagggtggaggaggtggagggctCCCGCCGTCGCCGCTCACGCACGCGTGTCGCCCTCAGCCCCCGACCCTCAGCGGGACCCGCGTCTTGGCCAGCAAGGCCGCGAGGAGAATCTTCCAGGACCCCGCCGAGCTGGTGAGTGGTCCGTGCGGGGCTGGGGGAGCTGCCGTCAGGGGGCGCGCATTGGCGCCAAAGCTGCATTGTCCGAGCTGCCGCGCATCTCTTTCCCGCCAACGTGTCTCCTTAAGAGTGGCCTGCTTGGGTCGGCCTGCCTATCAGTGCCTCCCTGCTAGGAGGGTAACAGTAGCAAGCAACGAGACAGCTAACCACACGTAAAGAAATTGCCCATCCTTGAAAGTACCTGATCGGATGGGTGAGGCGCTGGCAGTTTTCATATTGTTCACTTGGCCTTTGGGGGTGGTGGTTTTTCTCACCTAACAGGAAACTAAAGTACCCGCCAACCCCAGCGTTGAGGATGAGCCGTTACTGAGAGAAAACCCCCGCCGCTTCGTTGTCTTTCCCATCGAATACCATGATATCTGGCAGATGTACAAGAAAGCCGAGGCCTCCTTCTGGACGGCTGAAGAGGTAATCATTCAGCACTTGCCGGGACAGGGTTCCTGCAGGGCCACCACAACTTTTAAGATGAGCCTAGATTCCAGTTGGGAATGGCTGCTCACTGAGATAGCAGGTGTTCTCATGAGCAAAGGGGATTTTGGATGTGGAGTGTGTGAGAGATGGGGGGTCACTTCTGCATACCCGCTAAAATTGTGAGTTTCCCAACTTCAGGTGGACCTTTCCAAGGATATTCAGCACTGGGAAGCTCTGAAACCCGACGAGAGACATTTTATATCTCATGTTCTGGCTTTCTTTGCGGCAAGTGATGGCATAGTCAATGAAAACCTGGTGAGTCTTCCTGAAATAACCTGTAATTCAGTTAAAAGGTATAGAACAGATGTGTGACGTTCTATGTCTTGTGCTGTgaatgggggttggagagatggctccatttTGGTTAAGACACTTCCTGCTGTGGCAGAGCACCTAAGTTGTGTTTGAGGGGATAATGAAATGCTAAAAGAAACTCTGCAGGGCCTGGAGAGGGACTCAGAGGTTGACAGCagttagaaaatagaaaagtccTGGATTTGATTCTCAGTACTCACAACTTCAGACTTTCATAAGCTTCTTCAAGTATTTCACAAGTACTCTACAAGCTCAAAACTCCCTGTAGCTTAATTTCCAGTGGCTCTGGAAATGATGCCATGTTCTGGTTCATAGATATGCACGTAGTTAAaacatgcatattttaaaaaaacaacagttTTGTTAAAATACCTGGCAAGATAGTAAGTTGAGCATATGTCATGAAATAATGAGCTTTATTGTAGAATCATGAAGACTTGTGTTAAGTATATAGGAGATAAATATATAcctgttgttggttttgtttttcttatgtttttgaaACAAGTTCTCACTCTAAttctgactggcctagaactcagaaaaTATACCAGCATGGCCTCATGTTCAGATTCCTACCTGCTGGAGGGCTGGGATCGATCCTAGCAGAGAAGGTGGTGCAACTagtaggttttgggttttttgagaccgggtttctctgtgtagcccttggtgTCCTGGAGTTCTTTGTAGactaagatgaccttgaactcgagatctgcctgcctctgcctccctgagtgctgcgattgCAGACTTGCACCGTCAGCAATAGTTTGTTCTAACTGATTTATTTTACTGCCACTAGGTGGAGCGATTTAGCCAAGAAGTTCAAGTCACAGAGGCCCGTTGTTTCTATGGCTTTCAAATTGCCATGGAAAACATACACTCTGAAATGTACAGTCTCCTTATTGACACTTACATTAAGGATTCCAAAGAAAGGTGAGTGTCCACACGGCATGCCGAGATGCTTGGGATTCATTAACTTAGTTACTTTATGTCAAGTATTTTTGTTCATAATGGGGAAATGGGCAGAATGACTAAGCAGACTGTGAGTACTTCCATATGCCTAGTCACGACTGCTTTAAGCACAGGGCCTAAATTCTATTAGTTCTTCTGTTAGAAGATCCAGGGCCTGGtagcatgtctgtaatcccagcaccccagagACCAAGAGTTCAAAGGCTAGTCAGATGAAATgctgcttcaaaaacaaaacaaaccagggactgaagagatgacaATGACAAAGCACTTGTGGCTCTTGGAAAGGACCCAGTTTTACGGCTATAACGGGTCATGGGgaaatatggtgccctcttctggcctccacaagcactgcGCATATACCATCCACAGATGACAGTCAGGCAAAACGCTCATACATAAAAAGATAACTTTTAAGGCATGGCTACAAATgcttattaaaaaagaaacaatagtGAAACTGAGGGGAATTACAGTCTCCAGAGAATACTGATATTGAGCCAAAAAGTTTACTTTAGACAAGGTTAGCTGAAATGTTGCTCTGCATTAGGGGATTGTAGAGAAATACAGAAGGCTTTTATGTTACTGAGGTAGATTTGAGAGGACTGACAggtggccagtgagcctcaggatGGGAAGTGGGGGTGAAGTAATGAATCAGGGGCCTGTGTTACACCTACTGTGTTGCCTGGTGTCTGGCATCATAGTTCATGGCTCTACTTCTGCCCATAGAGAGTATCTCTTCAATGCTATTGAAACCATGCCCTGTGTGAAGAAAAAGGCCGACTGGGCCTTGCGTTGGATTGGGGACAAGGAGGCTACGTATGGTGAGGACACTTTCTTCCTTAAGCCTGAACTGGATTGTCCAAGTAATGTCGCTGGGTTGTTAGCCCATGCTAAGAATACCGAGGCCTCACTACGAATGTTTTCGCATTGTCTTCTGCTAGGAGAGCGTGTTGTGGCCTTTGCAGCGGTAGAAGGAATCTTCTTCTCTGGCTCTTTTGCATCGATATTCTGGCTCAAGAAGCGGGGGCTGATGCCCGGCCTTACGTTTTCCAATGAGCTTATTAGCAGAGACGAGGTGAGTCTGAAATAATGATCTAATCTGTGGCTCTTAGATGCGTGTTCTTGTGTCTGCTGGTGGGAGCTTGAGAAATGAGGTGTGGTCACATTTAAGGaatgtgggtgttttgtctacagAGGACAAGAGGCAGCAGGTGCccccgtgtaggtgctgggaactaaacctgggtcctctgcaaaagcagcaaatggTCTATGttgaccgctgagccatttcGAGTCTTGGGGACCCAGCCTAGGGGCTCtcatgcttgctaggcaagtactctgctGCATCCCTAGGCCTGAATCCACAGTTAATGTGTAAATTTGATCATACATGTACTCAGCAAAGAATAAAATACCTTTAATGTATTGAAACTCCTCGTTTCCTTAGTACAGATACTCCTATTATGTAGGCTTGAATGCATAAACTAGAAGCTCTTATAGAGTCTTTAGGGTATCATCCACGACCCTTTGTATTTCTTTGACTGGTTATCCTCCTGATGAGGCAAGGCTTTGCTTGGGCTCCATGTAGGTCTTTGGAATGAAGAAAGGTAGAAGGAAGTGTCTCTCATTCCTGAGTACCTGAATGCTAACTGGCATTCCGTGTTGATGAGGACTAGAGCTCGTAGTTGCGAAGATACTTGAGCAAAGTATGAGAACGGAATAGACCTGGCTCTGTGTTTGAATAGTTGGCAGCTTTGAGGGCCTCCAGTTGGGCTAGCCTACTCCATGGCATCACAGTTggcagttaattttttttttacctgctttatttttcctctcttgttgtgttttgtttttggcagtCTGTAGCCTGGCTAGTCTGGACTagtgtaggccagactggcttcaaactcactggtGATTCTGTCTGTGGCTCCAGAatgctgggctcacaggtgtgaaccaccatacCAGGCTTACATACCTTCCTCTTGTCAGGCTAAGAGCCCTCAGTGTGGCCAGCCAAGTTGCATGAGATTGTAAAGATAAGATGGATAGAGCAGTGTTAGTCAATGTGTGAACAGCAGGAGTCCTCGTCCTCacagtgaccttgaactccctcCCAGGGTTTACACTGTGACTTTGCCTGCCTGATGTTCAAGCACTTGATACACAAGCCATCGGAGCAGAGAGTGAAAGAGATAATTGTCAACGCAGTTAGGATCGAGCAGGTGAGTGATGGGTGTGGGCTGCTCTTTCCCTTCCCGGAAGGGTCCTCAGGCTTCAGGGTACTCAAGCTTGGCTTGGCCTCTAGGAGTTCCTCACGGAGGCTTTGCCTGTGAACCTCATTGGGATGAATTGCACTTTGATGAAGCAGTACATTGAATTTGTGGCCGACAGGCTTATGCTGGAGCTGGGATTTAGCAAGGTAAAATGTAATTTATGGCCTTatactctttcttttcctttttttctttctttcacttgtttTCAGCAATTTATATCTTGATGTAACTTTTCCAGATTTTCAGGGTAGAAAATCCATTTGACTTCATGGAAAATATTTCACTAGAAGGAAAGACAAACTTCTTTGAGAAGCGAGTAGGCGAGTACCAGAGGATGGGTGTGATGTCAAGTTCAACGGAGAATTCTTTTACCTTGGATGCTGACTTCTAAGTAAACTGATCATGTGCTCTTTGCTGATTTTTCTCCCCTTACGATTAAAGTCAGCGGGAACAACCAACTGGCTACACCATGAATTGTCATTAAATTTGTCAGCAGGTGTCTGAAAACTGTGTAGCTACCTCAGTCTGGCCTGCTTATGCTAGGCGTGTCATTGGAAAGGATGATTAAAACAAAGGTATTTGCATTCGTAGGGGAGGTCCTGTCCTTGGCTTTTACAAGCAGTGTCGGCACCACCTTTAACTTCGTCAAAACTCCAAAAGCATTGGTCCAGGCTTTTTATGAGAGGTGACCCTTAGCACCTTAGCAAGCAGGATTAAACGTTTAGATGCCACAAGGCTGTTTCAAGAAGTTGGCCTCACTCACTGCTTC
This is a stretch of genomic DNA from Meriones unguiculatus strain TT.TT164.6M chromosome 1, Bangor_MerUng_6.1, whole genome shotgun sequence. It encodes these proteins:
- the Rrm2 gene encoding ribonucleoside-diphosphate reductase subunit M2; this translates as MLSVRVPLATIADQQQLQLSPLKRLSLADKENTPPTLSGTRVLASKAARRIFQDPAELETKVPANPSVEDEPLLRENPRRFVVFPIEYHDIWQMYKKAEASFWTAEEVDLSKDIQHWEALKPDERHFISHVLAFFAASDGIVNENLVERFSQEVQVTEARCFYGFQIAMENIHSEMYSLLIDTYIKDSKEREYLFNAIETMPCVKKKADWALRWIGDKEATYGERVVAFAAVEGIFFSGSFASIFWLKKRGLMPGLTFSNELISRDEGLHCDFACLMFKHLIHKPSEQRVKEIIVNAVRIEQEFLTEALPVNLIGMNCTLMKQYIEFVADRLMLELGFSKIFRVENPFDFMENISLEGKTNFFEKRVGEYQRMGVMSSSTENSFTLDADF